The following DNA comes from Gadus macrocephalus chromosome 5, ASM3116895v1.
CCCAGGGCATTGGATGAACGCCGGTCCAATTAGAGGCCGTGTTGTGATGGCGCCGGGCCGACGAGACACACTAATCAATACACAACAGACCTGAGGGGAATCAAATGCAACCAGCCACTCCGCTGCTGTGCGCCTTATGTGTCCACCCATAAAGCTCAGCAGAAATCCTAAACACAGCCGACAGCAACTATGCGTTTGGATGCAGAGTCCGTTATTTTATTAGTTTTGATATTAAAAGGGGGAATGTTTGTCACATGCACATTTCACCTCATTAATCATAATGACACTACCACTCCATTACTCATACTGGCACTTTAGTTCATTACTCACACTGAGAAACTGAAAGTGTCAGAATACATTTGGTAGGTACGTCGAAATTAAACAGGCCCTTATAAGGCGTCTGGGACCACAGACCTAACAGCCAATTAAATGACGACTTCCCTTTGAGTTTCCTTCATCCAGCGACTGGTTCGTCAGAGGATCTCCGCCACTCTCGTCCTCACCTTTGACTAAATGAGCGATTAGTTCCTCAGCCGCTCTGCAGAGTGTCAACATTTACAGCCAGACGTAAACGCTCTCTTCTGAGACGTGTGTTCACACTGCTGGCTCCCACATCTGGTGGTACAACCATCACGTCAAACACTGCCAGAGCATCAAACCAACAGCTATTCTGTTCCGCTCTTCTGTGTGTTCTTGTCATTATCTCAACAAACATGGAACAGGACTCCTAATGAATTCTGAGCGAGGCCACAACATGCACCCGCTATGCTAATGTTTCCACATTAGCATACTAGCACATTCCAACTCATCATAGCGACTCGTTTTTTGTGTGACTTCTCATTACGTTTTTTGCTTGCTGGAGCAAACGAATAATTTGTAAAGTGACAGCTCTGCTGATGAGGACGTGAGCGCACTTCTGTCCGCGTAGTGCTGGCGTTTCAGTCGACAGCGCTGGAGGTAAGCGTCCGTCTGTCCTCTGCTCAACAGACACACGTGAACACATTTAAAGCAGGTGGAAAATATTTGTTTTGCAAACGGTGTTTTGGTTGTGGATGTCGCCCGTAAGAAAAGGCCGGGAGCGATACCCCTTTAAACAGTTTCACAGTGCAACAGCAATCAGAGCATTCCAGTTCTGTCCTTTTGCTGCGGTTGTCAAGTACTAATATATCATTCAAACATCCGTCAGGGATGCTCTGACGTTCTGTATTGGGTTCGCTATGAGATGAGTAGCTGTGTTGGTCTCTGACGGGACACAGGCAGCTCCATCACACTGTTCATGTTCTGAACCGCTTTGTATACTCTTTACCAGCTAGCCATGCTCATATAAAGCAGTCTCTTCCTCCCCGTACATGGGCGGAGGAATGGAGGTTGGAacaacattaagaacagcagggGCCGGGAGAACACAACGCCTATTGTCTCCTGACGATTCCGGGCCTTCCCCCCACTCGTGGAAATCCAATGAGCAGGGAGCAGGCGAGGTTGCTCTTCCCTGCTGTGAGCGGACACATGTAGGCCCACACCGTGTCTCaagggccactcacactagggccgcggccccgtgcccgagctcatttgcatactaaagtctagaacgtttggctagtgtgaccacgccaaccgtattccagcacggaacagccctttggccacggcacaccagggagagaggtgtgccgtggccaaagtacagatgctaatgagatgacgcgcgcacacgcaacgtgagctggatgacgtagtccttgcgcgacccttctttctttataggtccatgcccttcttccccgcaacaatcattttaaacaatggcggcaagcagTTCACGATTGGgttcacgttggtgcgatagtgaagtcgagtgttagTGCCaattgtgttctctgtgttgatctcgttgttgttctccattgttgttatggcggcgaggactcttggtgatgacgtatttatcgtattacgacgtgatgacgaaTGCGTGAAGTAGCAATCgcgcccaggccacggcctttgggagcagtgtgaccacgggccagcgggggggagtggggaggggggggaatcgtgctgaatcttcctgcagcacggaacaggcaaacttgcctggtgtgagtgcgcccttagGGAGACATGAGGAAGGACGGGGGAGACCCCTATTCAAGACACAACGTCCAGCAACATACAGACAGCGCCTCGGCTGCCTGATTGTGTCACATGACCTGAAGCACATGACCTGTGCTACATCAACGGCTTCGGGGCGTCTCATTCAAAGTTTGAATGGTGGACTTATGTGTGCGAAAGATATGTACTAATGTTACATATGTTCTAAGATGTCAGTTATTAGGTCAATATACTTTCATTAACGTTTTCTATGCATTTCTTGGCATCCTATAGCGAAACATAGTTCCTTGTGGTGTCTGGGTCCCCGCAAAAAGGTGCAGAATTCGATCCCCAATGTTTGAAGACAAACCGATAAACGTCCTTGAAATccgtcgctttggatgaaagctcCTGCTAAAGCTTTCACTAAATGCTGGTTTTCTCTGACTGAACCCCGCCAGAGAAGCGTACCTACTCTCTACAGAGGCATGCCCCTACGGCGCAATAAAACAGAACCAACACAGAAGAAGAGATGAGAGTGACTTTAAAAAGCAGTGCTGTTCTAATCTGAATATAACTCAACCTCGGTGTTTACCTTTTGCTGCTCTGAGGAGTTTCTTCACAGACAAACCttgatttgtttttctctcCTCAACTGTTTAGTCTACTGAATGTTTGAACGGCGAGAATGAAATAATTCCAATAAATAGTACACGTTTATGCAGAAACAACCAAAAGATCGAAAACTTCCTGAAACTCTACGGGCTGAAACCATGCACGCCATTAGTCTTGTCGACAGTGTTCTCGTGCTAATCTCAGAACGGACAGAAGCCATTCCGTTCACATTAGCCCCAAAGCCATCATAATTAACACTCTTCTAACATTCGCGGTTTGAGGTGCCAATCAAAGCTGTGAGTGAAGAGGCGGAGGGAGACAGCTAACCCCGCCCCAAGAACATGTGTGGGCGAGGTGCCACATCTCCAGTCACATGACACACGCCTCTCCAGACTCATCTCGTCAGAGCGGCCTGGGTGTCagatggaagaggagaggagaggagcatgtgtgtttgtgtgtcaaatgTATATAGATgtgtgaggacacacacacacacacacacacacacgcacacacacgcacgcacacacacacactcacactcgcactcGGGCCTCTTTGAGTGCGTTTACCTGCTCTGATCTCCATTTCTCTATCGCCCAACAGACATTTTCGAACGACCGTATGACGTCATAATTAATCCTGAAGAGAGATTATATTTACCACACAACACAAGACTGACTCCCTGTGAGTTTCTGGGCAACCAAGGAAATCTACAGCATCCATCAGATGTCTCAAGACAGGGGATACTGCCTGGTGGAAACAACCACTCATGTTTATTTAAATGGAGATGTAGACAATATCGAAAACAAAGAATTACACTGACTCCCGAAGGCACTAGggactgtggagagagagagagagagagagagagagagagagagagagagagagagagagagagagagagagagagagagagaaagtgtgagagtgtttgatagagagagagagagagagagagagagagagagagagagagagagagagagagagagagagagagagagagagagagaaagtgtgagagtgtttgatagagagagagagagagagagagagagagagagagagagagagagagagagagagagagagagaaagtgtgagagtgtttgatagagagagagagagagagagagagagagagagagagagagagagagagacagggaaagagaaggtgtgagagggagagagggactgttagagagtgggagggggagactgtgaaagagagaggaagggagagcaaGAACTAAACTATGGAATTCCTAATGCATTGTGGGAAGCAGGGAGAGGAGTGATTTATGGGTCGGCGGTCGGAGTTTCATTCCCTTCACATTAAGACACAATCATTCCCCACACTTTGTTGGGGGGAAAGTGAAGGATTGGGAAGCAGGGAATATCATATAACCGAGGCATGGGCCTGCGGGGAGATCCCAGCGAGTGTATACCCTGCCAGCCTCCTGTAATGAACGTCAGAGCGCAAGACGGATGGCCTGcgagcaggggagaggagagtgaaCATTATGGGTGATTAAAAACGTGTATTAGTGCACTTTGGAGTGTGTTTAGGGTTCTTTGTTAAAGGAACCAACCACGTTAGAATGGGAAGGCGACGATAAGCCTAAAAGATAGATTTTAAAACTAGCCGAAGAGGTGTTAGTGCACCGTTGATATCATCTTTTCAGTGATAGAGACCTTCCTCACCCGTCTATTTTCTAAATGGCACGGATACGGGTTTGGAGAACGTGGAACGACGATTGAGAAAATGTGACTGAATGAAATAATGGCAAGCAGCCACCAGATTCACACAAGGACATTCAATTACATGTAAATGTTAAAGGACTGCTTTGATATTATTTGTAGTCTTTAAGGGGCACTTACATTCACAGttgaacgcacacgcacagacacacacacacacacacacacacacacgcgcgccacgcacacacacacacacacacacacacacacacacacacacacacacacacacacacacgcacacgcacacgcacacacacacacacacacaaagaaaggcCTGAGGATCATACCCAAACCATCGACatactctccctcctcctcctcctccgcccctaGTGGCTCATGTCGGTACTGCACACCAGGAGAATTGCGACGGTAGGAACAGCTTGATATCGGTACAGACAGAGGATCGCCGGGACTCAGCAACATGGAGCCGACACGGGCAATCAGAGACGCCTGGGTGGCTGCAGGTGCTGCTGGGCTTaccgagtgtttgtgtgtgtgtgtgtgtgtgtgtgtgtgtggtgtgtgtgtgtgtgtgtgtgtgtgtgtgtgtgtgtgtccgccacATCTGCTGCTTGTCTGTAATTAAGATGCCCAGCGCTCAGGTGAGCACAGCCCCGCCTCCCTGGCCAATGTTGAGCTAGGGTCACCCTTTAAACCAATCAGATAGGAGCCCAGCGTTTGGAGAAGATTCTCGGATAAAGACCATAATATTCAACCACAGAGGAGCCTGAGCAGGAtaacagagagatggaggagggttCGAGACCCTCATCATACATCACATTGATGGGTTGGATTGTGCAGAATTTAGAGAGGGCAGATGCAGATacagaatgtgtgtatgtgtctgttaatgtgtgtgtatgtgtgtatgtatgtgtgtgtgtgtgtgtgtgtgtgtgtgtgtgtgtgtgtgtgtgtgtgtgtgtgtgtgtgtgtgtgtgtgtgtgtgtgtgtgtgtgtgtgtgtatgtttatgtgaatctttgtgtgtgtgtgtgtgtgtgtgtgtatgcgtgtgcgtgtgtgtatgcgtgtgcgtgtgtgtttgtgtgtgtgtgtgtgtgtgtgtgtgtgtcagtgtgtgtgttaatgtgagtgtgtgtgtgtgtgtttatgtgaatgtgtgtgtgtgtgtgtgtgtgtgtttatgtgaatgtgtgtgtctgtgtgtgtgttattgtatgAGGGTGTGTCTGCGGCAGTGATTGAGAATAAAAGGTCCCATTCAATGGAGTTCCAGATAAATCCAGGGTGAGATGAGATTGAAAAGGTGTCAACATGTGTGggagagtgggtgagagagagagaggagggaggaggaggaggaggaggagagagagagagagaggatgagagagagaggagggggaggaggaggaggaggagggagagagagagaggatgagagagcgagagaggatgagagagagagagagagagagagagagagagagagagagagagagaggaggaggaggaggaggaggaggaggaggaggaggagggagagagagagagagatcgagagagaggataagagagagtgggtgagagagagaggagggggaggaggaggaggaggagaagagagagagagaatgagagggaaagagagagggaaagagaggatgagcgagagagagaggatgagagataAGGGAGTGTGTccatgcatgcgtttgtgtgtgtgagtgtgtgtgtgtgcttgtgtgtgtgtgcttgtgtgcgtgcgcatgcttgtgtgtgcgtgcgtgtggaagGGGGCCAACAAGAGGACATAAAGCTGCTTTAACAAGCACTTCAACACCATGtttctctgctcctcttcccgcctccacactgccacgtattgcccccccccaccccctcactcctccctccagcccccacccccccccccccacacacacacacacctcctcactcctcctcatccacTCCAAACCTTGACTACCAGTCCCATGGATGATTCAATGCCCCAGTGGCCCTCTGAGAGGAGCCCTTTAAACCCAACGTGTGGTGAGAGAACCCAACCCACGGCCTTCTCAGTTCAACACACTAATACAACTAAGCTAATACAACTAACTTAAATCAACACAGGTTAAGATAACAGAGTGTGGAATGTCAGTTTCTTCTCAGGTTGAATAATATCATATCTTGTTATATAATagaaaaacatatatatttgtaaccGCTTCTTCAAGTTGACGAGTAAATAATTTCTAGGCATCAACCTATTTCTAAAATAAATTATCTTAAAATGTATCTCAATCGATGCATGTTTAGCCTTTTTCACTTATATTGGTGAGTTTATTCAATTAACACACCCTTGATTGGTTGGTCAACTACAACACTTATGTATAGACTGTATACACAATCTATGTTGGCAAAGTAAGATCGTAACACAGTATACTTTTTTATAATTTGTATTTCAATAGGATACTATCAATACAATACAGATGGAAATTTGCTTGCATGGCTGAATCTGGCACATTTAGATGTTGAACTCTGGTGCTCGTGTTTAATAAAGTGTGCTGTcccttttaaataaagaaatctgAATAAACGGTGTGCCTTACATTATGCATCTGTTTTTACAGTAAGCTTGTGATAGTGTATGGTGCATATTCTAGTACCAGGAGAAGATAAGAAAACAGCAACACACAACATAGGTCAAATACTTGTATCACGAATTGTTCTGCGTTCTTATTATGCATGCAATGTTGTAAGTGTAGCAGGGCTGAAGGCCAGAGAAAAGGGGTCCATCTTACGCATGGAAAATAATGTAATCTGCGGGGTATTTATAGAATGCAAGGTTTCCTTAAGAAGTCTGCCTGCAGGTACAACTCGGCCATTAGAAAGACTGCTCATCTTCTCCGGAGGCATTGTCAAACCTCAGTTCTGAAGGAGGACGAGCAGAGAGACAATATAAGACTGACAGCATCTGGACTCTCCCGTTTACACACATTCATGAGCTAAACTAAATAAGGACACACACgagtctccctcctcctctacatTGATATAGTTACTGTCCAATTTTTTCTTACTGCCCTCCACATAACTCTAATCATGTTACACACAACAGTGCCACCTGGTGGTGAATATATGAACTACTTATTTATTCATGCAGGAAATATCCCTAATTTCATGGTTTAGTTTCCACTCAATCGGGCGCAGTGCATTCAGCATCATTACAAATGTAAGAGAAGTATGCATATTTAAGGCATACAAAATGTTTGCATACAAAATCTTTAAAGTAGTATTTTTCACCATTGTATTCAATAATACGAAGATTCGTTTTTTGATAATAATTAAACCTCTACTATCTATTCTAGACAATACGTTCACATTTAAATGTTTTCCAGGCTAACTTCAATATTTCGTTTCGTGTATAATCGAACTCTGACAACTGCGCATAATCGGAAGCGAGAGGGCGGGAGAAAGCATAACCGGAAGTGAGAGGGCGGGAGCCGAGACTGTACCCGATCGCAGCTAAACATGGCGAGCGTACAGTCTACGAGAATGTGGGGTACAGTTTCCTCCCTGTCGCTCCGATCGAGACTGCACatgctgtgcttgtgtgtgaccCTTGTAATACATTTGACGTTGCAACCTGTGTCGGCGAGTCAGCGGCCAAGCAGCCTGAAGGAGATCACGGACGGGAACTGGGAGGACATCCTGGCCGGGGAATGGATGATTAAATTGTGAGTATCGCGCTAACGCTGGGTGCTAAAAGCTAGGCTAACGAACCCAACGCTGTGGTGTGTTTATGTCCACTCGCTGATTCAGAGCTTGACAGTCACTCTATGTTCGTTGTCAACAGGAATGTGATGTGATCTGTTGTATTTCTTGTCCCTAGAGTTCTCGTTACTCATGCCTGTATGGATACAGGTCTAAGTGGACTTACATAACTGGGCGCTTATACTTGGATTATAAACTAACGTTACTATGGGGTCTCACACCGATATGGACTGTTCATACCCTTTGATTCCTCGTTTACTGACTGTCAGAGCGGTCTCTGTGGTTCCTCCCCTCAGCTTCGCCCCGTGGTGTCCGGCATGCCAGCAGCTCCAGCCTGCGTGGAGTGAGTTTGCTGACTGGGGGGAGGACATGGGGGTCAACATAGCCAAGGTGGACGTGACTGAACAGCCGGGTAAGCATCGTTTTCCGCCTACCCCACCCGAGCCTAGGGTTAAAAAGTATCTCTCTCCGGCCCCCTATATGttaatttgagtgtgtgtgtttctacattCCCTAATGATTCAcccctcctctcgtctcccctAAGGTCTGAGTGGGCGGTTCATCATAACATCACttcctacaatctaccagtaaGTGGTTACTTGTGTTGGTTCATTTCCTCTGTTCGTCTCTGAGCATGAACCTGTATCCTGAGAATCGCCCTCTTCCTGTATTACAAAGTGCTGTCACTATTACAAAGACTTTCACTATTACTCACGCTTTCTGGTTATTAGAACacaagtggtgtgtgtgtgtgtgtgtgtgtgtgtgtgtgtgtgtgtgtgtgtgtgtgtgtgtgtgtgtgtgtgtgtgtgtgtgtgtgtgtgtgtgttttccagctgTAAGGACGGTGTGTTCAGGGAAGTACCAAGGTGCTCGCACGAAAACGACTTCCTCGCATTCGTTGACGAGCAAAAGTGGCAAGCCATCGAGCCGGTGTCCTCGTGGTTTGGTCCATCCTCCTTCCTGTGAGTTAACCAACACCTGTAGCTGTCATTCGGTGCCTGAAATCATGAGACTCGTAACCAGTTAAAGTATTTCCAATCACGGTGCGTTCAAATTGCAAATCTGCTGCAGGACAAAATAAGAAAGTGACATTCTTTAGAATTTGAGCTAAATGACATACATGTGAAATGGCTACCAGTTTCCCGCTCAGTGTAACCAGAAGTCTCTTCTCTCTGCAGGATGAACTCGATGTCTGCTTTGTTCAAGCTGATCCATGTTTATCCGGGTAAGTGGTCTCCTTGTCCAGAACGACCCACTCTCTCTTCAACGTGTAGAACCCTCTCCTGGCCCCCCCAAGGGTGTGGCTCCTCTGACGGGTCCCAACCTGCTGGTGATGTTGGACGTTCAGCATTGTTTCAGCCCACTCCTTGTTTACGATGCATCAGTTACCACGTTGGAGTTGTAGGGTTATTTGTGCATTCAAAGCGACAAACGACACAGGATCCCTTCCTCGCTGTGTTCCTCTGCCAGTGTTtcacgcacctgtgattgacgcGCAAGATGGATATAATCAAACCAATCGGGCACATGATGCGCTAATTGTTCAGAAGTGAGCCGTGGACGTTGTAGGTCAACTGGCTCATGGAGAGGCCGGCACACTCTACTTGGAACAGATAATCTCTCGGCGTGTTTCCACCAGAGGGTGCGGGTCGGTCCAGTCCACAAAGGTGCGTcacgggtcgcgtttccaccgccaaaagtggccgtgatccggactgagccgtactcctctcgcagtactcctccgttggggtactgagacgcttgaaagggtgccggcaagttcgagctacacacgccgtccgttgataggtcgacagaatcgcactTCTGTGCtacagggggataataacaaacaaacacattacccGCGAGGTATTTCTGGCGAAACGGCAAAAGCTTCGTTTATTGAAGAATATGTCTCGCAAAAGTGTGCCGTCCTTCTATTTCCTACattgtttctctttgtttcGGTGGTGCGCGTTCTTCTTTTTCACTTTTTCCCTGTGTGGGGCTGCTATGAGATCACGATgattacgtagctgccgcggctatcgcctTAGGGCTTTTAACCCCGCCCTATGATAAGGGTAGACGGTGGAAAcacgagccgtaactgagctgggctataccgccccctcacTACTGGGCCGAGGCGCGCTGGGTCCGAATCGTACCCGCCTGTGTAAAAGCGCCATTATTGACTAATGGCTGAATAATGGCCAGGCCAaggttggcttagctcaggaggtagagcgggttgcctTGTAGAGGCTTGctaaggtgtccctgagcaagaaaccACACCttgactgctcctgatgagctggctgtcgccttgcatggttgacaccgccgtcggtggtgaatgtgtgcatgaatggttggaagttgcttttgataaaagcatcGGCTAAATttcttaaaatgtcaaagtattACAGATTAATAATAACTCTATATGCTTTTTTCCATTCGGGGTCCTGATTGTATAAATCCTGTGTTaacattgtttcttgtttttcaGCGTTGTCATAACTACATGACGGACCAGCTGGGGATTCCTGTGTGGGGCTCCTACATCATCTTCGGATTGGCCACCCTGTTCTCCGGCCTGGCTCTCGGATTGGTGAGTTTatgcagagagagggcgggactatGGGtttagagaagagagagggcgggaaTATGAgttacatgggtttagaggagagggaggggaaggggcaTTGAGTTACATGggttagaggagagagggcgggactatAAGTAAAATGGgttaaaaggagagagagggcgggattATGAgttacatgggtttagaggagagaaagagggagggactaTGAGctacatgggtttagaggagagagggggaggggtggactATGAGTTGCATTTgtacagaggagagacagggcgGGACTATGAGTTACATGGgtttggaggagagagagagagggagggactatgagttacatgggtttagaggagagagaaaagggagggaCTATGGGTTCAGAGAAGAGAGATATTTTGAGTTGCACTTTTCAAATGACTCATTCTCCTCGCCCTGGGTTCTGGTAACCTGCATAAACGGCTCACAGGAAGTGAGAACATGATGTTTCGATAGAGCAGGATAACACTGTTGCAGCCTGCTTTAGGCTAAAGGTTAACGGTTGAGTCAGGAAGTCGTTGATTGGATGATTATCCGACGGTGATGTGGTGGCGGTGTGTCTTCTCAGATACTGGTGTTCATCGCTGACTTCGTGTTCCCCTCGCGACGTTTCTCCTCGTCTGACTACTACCAGAgtaagtagggggggggggggcggtgtgcatatgcagtccatttaccaagATGCTGGTTTGGATTTCTTCTGATATTTAAATGAAACGGTTTTTTTTGGATGGGTTTCTCTGTGAGGCCTGTACATATAGGATAGTGATGAAGGAAGAGTGTAACTTCTTGTGTTTCTCTAAATAAACCATAGACACAGGTTAGCTGATCCATTACATTTCTTACGTCGAGACCTTTCACCTCGTACAGTTGAAACTGAAATATTTGAACCTTATTTCAGAAAAAAGGTTAAAGTATCTAATCCCAAGTATTGATGTATTATACTGCTGTAGTGAATGTAAACGGtgcttaaagtgtgtgtgtgtctgtgtgtttgtgcgcgtccctccgtgtgtgtgtgtgtgtagagaagCAGAGCCTGCAGCAGAGCCCGTCTGCTCCAGCAGCAGGAGGCCGACCACGAAGCCGACGGAGAGGAGGACGACGAtgaagacgaggaagaggacgaggaggaagaggagttcgGCGAGCAGGACCAAGATGAGGACTGGACCCGGAGGAGAGGCTCCCCGGAGGGCCGGCCCGAGACCGGGGCACAGGGCTTCACGGAGGAGGCGGTGAGGAAGAGGATCGTGGCTCAGCGACAGAACGAAGAGGAGGACACCTAGACGGCGTCGGCCCGTGGTCGAGAGCCGACCGGTGGCGTTtggcggcggaggcggagtttgCGGTGGAAGAAAGGTCAGGTCCTGAGGCGGCAGTGTTCCCAGCCGGAGTTCCACAGATAGCCCCCTGAACACcgtgactcctccccccccccccccccccttgagccCTATGGACCCCtggctctgcctccctcccagGTCTCCCCTTCCCAGGGCTTCCCTCCAAGGCACCTGGTCTCTCTTTCGGAAACTAACCGCCAGCTGGACAATTTAGCTGTTTGAGATTTGAGTGTTTGCTATGCATCTTCTTTCTTTTCCTCCCTTCTTATCCGCTTTTATTTGCAagtgtttatttttctgttttttcagCTGAGGCCTAATTTTAACATTGTGTTTACTCATACCTATATTACTTAAATCTTACGTTTGTTTTGAATAATTGAATTGACTTGTTAACTTCGGTCTTTTAAAGACTCATTCGTAGCTCGAGTCTTTGGAATGATTNNNNNNNNNNNNNNNNNNNNNNNNNNNNNNNNNNNNNNNNNNNNNNNNNNNNNNNNNNNNNNNNNNNNNNNNNNNNNNNNNNNNNNNNNNNNNNNNNNNNTTGGTTTGAGGACCAGGGGAACTCAGTGACCTGGTGGGGTttagtttggtttggtttgaggACCAGGGGAACTCAGTGACCTGGTGGGGTTTAGTTTGGGCTGAGGACCAGGGGAACTCAGTGACCTGGTGGGGTttagtttggtttggtttgaggACCAGGGGAACTCGGTGACCTGGTGGGGTTTAGTttagtttgatttgatttggggACCAGGGG
Coding sequences within:
- the tmx1 gene encoding LOW QUALITY PROTEIN: thioredoxin-related transmembrane protein 1 (The sequence of the model RefSeq protein was modified relative to this genomic sequence to represent the inferred CDS: deleted 1 base in 1 codon), coding for MASVQSTRMWGTVSSLSLRSRLHMLCLCVTLVIHLTLQPVSASQRPSSLKEITDGNWEDILAGEWMIKFFAPWCPACQQLQPAWSEFADWGEDMGVNIAKVDVTEQPGLSGRFIITSLPTIYHCKDGVFREVPRCSHENDFLAFVDEQKWQAIEPVSSWFGPSSFLMNSMSALFKLSMFIRRCHNYMTDQLGIPVWGSYIIFGLATLFSGLALGLILVFIADFVFPSRRFSSSDYYQSNRACSRARLLQQQEADHEADGEEDDDEDEEEDEEEEEFGEQDQDEDWTRRRGSPEGRPETGAQGFTEEAVRKRIVAQRQNEEEDT